The genomic interval CCCAGCAACTGATCGCGCGCGAACCGCGCCCGTTCCCCAAACTCTGCTTGCTCCGCCGCCCGGCCTCCATCGACGGCTACCGGATCGAAGACTTCGAGGTAACCGATTACGATCCCCACCCGGCGATCGCCGCGCCGGTGGCGGTGTAATAGCCGAGCGCGGGGCCTTGCGATCCCGCGCTTTCGCTTCAGGCGGCGACAACATTCTAGCCGAGCACTTCCTTCACCGCGTCGACGGTGGCCGAGACGATGGTGTCGGCTTCCGCACGGGTCAGGCAGAAGGGCGGGGCGTAGCCGATGATATCGCCCTGCGGCATGGCGCGGGCGATGACGCCACGCTTGAGCATGGCGGCGGAAACCGACGGTCCGACCTTCTTCGACGCGTCAAAGAAGGTGCGGCTGTCGCGGTCCTCGACGAATTCGACGGCGCACAGCATGCCTTCACCGCGGATCTCGCCGACATTGGCGTGGTCGCCGAGCGCGTCCGCCATGGCCTTGTTGAGATAGGCGCCGGTCTCGCCGGCATTCGAGATCAGGTTCAGCTTGTCGAGAAGCTGTAGGTTGGCGACGCCCGCCGCCGCGCCGATCGGGTGCGCGGAATAGGTCCAGCCATGGCCGATCGGTCCGTTCTCGTCGGTGCCCTGTTCGAGGACCTTCCACACCTTGTCGGAGATGATCGAGCCCGACAGCGGAGCATAGGCCGAGGTCAGGCCCTTGGCGATGGTGATGATGTCAGGCTTGATGCCGTAATGGTCGGAGCCGAACATGGTGCCGAGACGGCCGAAGCCGGTGACCACTTCGTCGGCGATCAGCAGGATATCGTGCTTCTTCAGCACGTTCTGGATGGCTTCCCAGTAGCCGGCGGGCGGAGGCACGATGCCGCCGGTGCCGAGAACCGGCTCGCCGATGAAGGCCGCGATAGTGTCCGCGCCTTCCCGCTCGATCAGGGCTTCGAGTTCACGGGCGCAGTGCGCGACGAAGTCTTCTTCCGACATCGTCAGGTCGGCGCGGCGGTAATAATAGGGCGCCTCGGTGTGGATGACGGTGTCGAGAGGCAGGTCGAATTTCTTGTGAAACAGTTCGAGCCCGGTCAATGAACCGGTCATCAGACCCGAGCCGTGATAGCCGCGCCAGCGGGAGATGATCTTCTTCTTCTCGGGGCGGCCGAGGATGTTGTTGTAGTACCAGACGAGCTTGATGTTGGTCTCGTTGGCATCCGAACCCGACAGGCCGAAATAGACACGGCTCATGTTGTCGGGCGCGCGGTCGATGATCATCTTGGCGAGCGTCACCGAGGCTTCGGTGCCGTGGCCGACATAGGAGTGGTAGTAGGCGAGCTCCCTGGCTTGCTCGGCGATGGCATCGGCGACTTCCCGGCGGCCGTAGCCGATATTGACGCAGTAGAGGCCGGCGAAGGCGTCGAGCAGCCTGTTGCCCTCGCGGTCCGAGATATGGACGCCTTCGCCACCGGTGACGATCCGATTCTTCATTTCACCACGGGCGAACTGGCCCAGATGGGTCGAGGGGTGGAAGAAGTGGTCGTGGTCCCACTGGTCAAGCTGGTCGTTGCGAAGCATCGGCTTTCCTTTCGATTATCGGTCGTGCGTGTTGTTGCAAGGTTCCGCCGCGGGCTCACGCCCAGTCGCGGCAGACATATTTGACTTCGGTGAAGGCTTCCATGCCGAGACGCGAGCCTTCGCGTTCGAGGCCGGACTGCTTCATGCCGCCAAAGGGGATCGGCGCACCGGTGACCTTGGTGCGGTTGACGGCGACCATGCCGAACTGCAGCGCCCGGCTGGCGCGGTAGATGCGGCGCGGGTCCTGTGTGTGAAGATAGGCGACGAGGCCGTATTCGGTGTCGTTGGCGCGGGCTAGCGCTTCCTCTTCGGTGTCGAAGGGCGCGATCGCGGCCACGGGGCCGAATGTTTCCTCATGCATGATGAGGGCGTCGGCGGGCACATCGGCAAGCACCGTCGGCTCGAAGAAGAGATCGCCGGCCTCGTGACCCTTGCCGCCGGTCAGCACGCGCGCGCCTTTCTTCACGGCGTCCTCGACATGCTGGCGCTGTTTGGCGACGGCCTTTTCGTTCATCAGCGGCCCGATATCGGGGTCGTCCATGCCAATGCCGACCGAGAGCATGGCGGTGCGGGCGGCGAATTTTTCGCAGAAGGTCTTATAGACCGAGCGTTCCACGAAAAAGCGGTTGGCGCCAAGGCAATCCTGGCCCGAGGTTGCGAACTTGGCCTTGATCGCCTCGGCGACGGCCTGGTCCATGTCGGCATCGGCAAACAGAATGAAAGGCGCATGGCCGCCGAGTTCAAGCACGAGGCGCTTCACCGTGTCGGCGGAGCGCCGGTAGAGATGCTTGCCGATCTCGGTGGAGCCGGTGAAGGACAACGCGCGAACGCGGGCATCGTTGAGCCAGGGCTCGACGATCGTGGCGGCATCCCCGGTGACGACGTTGAAGACGCCGGCGGGAAGGCCTGCGCGTTCGGCAAGCTCGGCCAGCGCGAGTGCGGAGAACGGGGTCTCGGCGGAGGGATGAACGAGCACGGTGCAGCCGGCGGCAAGGGCTGCCGCCGCCTTGCGGGTGATCATCGCCGAGGGGAAGTTCCACGGCGTGATGAGCGCTGCGACGCCGAGCGGCTCGCGCCATACCTCGACTTCGGCATCACGCAGGTGCGAGGTCACGCTCTCTATGTTGGGGCGCTTGGCTTCCTCGGCATAGAAATCGATGAATGCCGCAGCATAGTCGATCTCGCCGCGTGCTTCCGAGATCGGCTTGCCCTGTTCGAGCACCATGATGCGGGCCAGATCCTCGCGGTGTTCGCCCATCAACTGGAACCAGCGCCGCAGCATTGTCGAGCGCTCCTGCGGCAGGAGGGACGCCCATGCGGGGAAGGCCGTCTGCGCGGCGTCGATTGCGGCGGCGCTGTCGTCACCGCTCAGCGCTGCGATTTCGCCGAACTCGGAACCGTCAGCCGGGTTGGTCACGCTGATCGCGGCGCCGTCGGTTGCCGCCGTCCACTTGCCGTCAATGTATGAGAAGCTGCGCAGGAGTTTGGGATCGTCGAGACGGGACATGTCCCGACGGTCGGTATCGATGCGGTGCGCTTCTGCCATGTCTCTCTCCCGTTTTGTCCGTGACGGATCGCCGCTCAGGGGGGCGATCGGATGCGTCGAGACTATCGGGCGGCTGGCAGTCGGATCCTCTTATCGAAATGTCCCGGGCAGAGAATTCCTCTTTTTTGCGGGGTTGAAAGGGAGAAAAATCAACCCTTGCCGCGTGGCGGCAGCAGGGCCTCGAAGGGAATGCGGCCAGATTTTACGGGCTTGGTGACGACATAGGTGAAGTAGCGCGCAAAGCCCGCGCCTTCGCCGAGCAACTGGTCGATCATGCGCTGATAGGTGTCGATGTCCCTGCAGACGACATGCAGCAGATAATCGTAGCCACCCCCCAGCGCCCAGCAATTGACGATCTCGTCGTAGCGCTCGACAGCGCGCTCGAAACCCTGCATGGTTTCGACCCGGTGATTTTCGAGTTCCGCCATCACGAAGACCTCAACATGGGCGGCGATTTTCTTCAGGCTGATTTCTGCACGGTAGGCAGAAATGATGCCTGCCTTCTCCAGCCGTTGAAGCCGCTCCCCGCAGGGCGTGGCCGACAGGGAAACGCGCTTGGCGAGCTCCGTCTTGGAGATGCGCCCCTCGCGGTCGAGAACGGACAGGATCTTGATATCGCGGTCGTCGAGCTTGATCATTGCGGGTTTCCACAGAATGGCGAGGGGCTTGTCAATTGCCCCTTTTTCGGGTCACACTAAATCATGACAATATGGCCTCCACAACCCGGGACGCTTCGTCGTCCCGCCTATCGTTCGCTGGCCGACGCGGTTATGCAAGCAATTGAAAGCGGTCAGCTCAAGCAGGGTGACCGTCTCCCCACCCATCGCAATCTCGCCTACGATCTCGGGCTGAGCGTGCAGACGGTGGGGCGCGCTTATGACGAACTGATCAGGCGCGGCGTCATCAGCGGCGAAGTGGGGCGCGGCACCTTCGTGCGCGCCACCGGCAACGAGACCCGCACGCCCTATCTGCCGCGTAATCCGGACGGCCCGATGATCGATTTGTCGCTGCTGAAGCCGGTGCTCGAGCCGATGCATGCCGAGGTGATGAAGCAGGCGCTGAGGGATCTCGCCGACAATCTGCCAACCACAATCTACGCGTCTTTCAGGCCGGCCACCGCGCTCGGGAAATACCGCGAGAACGCCATCAAGTGGCTGAGATATTGCGGAATCGAACTGCAATCGCAGGGGCTTATGATCACCAACGGGTCGAGCCCGTCGATGGCGCTGGCGGTCCTGACGGCGGCCAATGGCGGAGACCTGATCGCAGCCGAGACACTCACGCACCATACGCTCAAGCCCCTTGCCGGCTATCTCGGCTATCGCCTTCGCGGCGTGCCGTCCGACGACCACGGCATGATCCCCGAAGCGCTTGAAAGGTTGAGCCTGCGCGAGACCGTTCGCGCAGTCTACCTGATGCCGGCAGGCCTTGGCCCGCAAGCCCGGATCATGCCGGAAGAACGGCGTCGCGCGCTCGTCGAGGTCGCCCGGCAACGGGATATCATCATCATCGAGAACGATGCCTGGGGGCCAATGCAGGCCAAGCGCCCGGCGCCGATCGCCAACATCGCGCCTGAGCGGACCTTCTATTTTACCGGGCTGACCAAATGCGTGATGCCAGGCCTGCGGCTGGGCTTTCTCGTTATGCCCGAGGGGCTGGAGGCCGCGACCGCCAACCGCCATCTGGTTGTCAACTGGATGGCAACGCCCATGCTTGCGGAAATAGCCGCACGTTGGATCGAGGACGGAACCGCCGAGAAGCTCACACGCTTCCAGGCAGAGGCCTTCGCCAAACGCAACCGGCTGGCCGAGATCATTCTGGCGGGCGTCCCCTTCAGGTCCTCGCCGAATGGCATGCACATCTGGTTGCCGATGCCTCCCGGCTGGGGCGAGGACGATTTCGTCTCCCATGCCCGCCAGCAGGGCGTTGCGGTTGCGCCGGGAGAGGCGTTCGCGATTGCAGATGATCATACGGAGCCGGCTGTGCGCGTGTGTCTCGGAGGGCAGTCGATCGAGACGCTGGAGAGCGGTTTGAGGGTCATCAGCCGGCTTGTCCGAAGCCGCTTCGAGCCGGCGCTTTTGACCAATTAGGGTGGCCGCCGGCTGCCAGTCCGTTCGTTCCGAGGTCAAGCCAGGTCAGCCGCCCGTCCTTCCTCGAAATTGTAATGATTTAATATAATCATTGACTCTAAATTGTCATTGTTTCACCGTTACCAAATCAGAACAATAATAAAAGTAGAGCGGGAACACCGGCACGATCAATTCGGATCGTCGAAGCCGGAGACAACGCAGACCGAATTGAAGGCATATTCCTGCCCGGTATCGCCGCGGCAGGCCCCTATGCCATTGCGGTCGCGCACCAACACAATGGGAGCAACCATTTATGCGCATCAACAAGCAAATCCTTTTCAGTTCCATTGCTGCGACCGTGGTCGCCGTCGCCGGTATCGGCAGCGCGCATGCGGCCACCTGGAAGTACGCCTTCGAGGAAGCCATGGAGGAAGTGCAGGGCAAATACGCCCAGAAGTTCAAGGAAGTCATCGAGGCCAATTCCGATCACGAGGTCCAGCTCTTCCCGTTCGGCACGCTTGGCGAATCCGCGGACATCATGGAACAGGCCCAGTCCGGCATTCTCCAGTTCGTTGACCAGTCGCCTGGCTTCACCGGTTCGCTGATTCCGGAGGCTCAGGTCTTCTTCGTGCCGTACCTGCTGCCGACCGACCAGGAACAGCTTGCGCGTTTCTACAAGGACTCCAAGGCCGTCAACGAGATGTTCCCCGAGCTCTATGCCGAGCAGGGTCTTGAACTCCTCACGATGTTCCCCGAAGGCGAAGTCGCCATGACCACCAAGGAGCCGGTGGAATCCTGTGCCGATCTCGAGGGCGTGAAATTCCGCGTCATGACCAACCCGCTGCTGGTTGAGAGCTACAAGGCCTTCGGCGCGACGCCGACTCCGCTGCCCTGGGGCGAGGTCTACGGTTCGCTGCAGACGAACATCATTCAGGGCCAGGAAAACCCGACCTTCTTCCTGTATTCGACGAAGCTCTATGAGGTGACCGACTACATCACCTATGCCGGCCACAACAACTTCACCACGGCGGTGATGGCCAACAAGGACTTCTTCGACGGGCTGGGCGAGGAAGACCAGGCCCTCATCGAGAAGGCCTCGACGGAAGCCTACGACTACATCGTCGACTACCAGAAGGGTCTGGCCGATTCCGAGCTGAAGAAGATCACGGACGCCAAGCCCGAAATGACGGTGACGGTGCTTAATGAAGAGCAGCGCGAATGCTTCAAGGAAGCCGCCGCGGACGTGGAAGCGACCTTCATCGAGATGACCGGCGAGTCCGGCCAGAAAATTCTCGACCAGATGAAGGCCGACCTGAAGGCTGCCGAAGAAGGTTAAGGCCCGATACGTCCGGCCTCATCAGGAACAGGACCGGGCGGGTGAGAGCCCGCCCGGTATCTTTCAGTATCGGGAACATATGAGATGACCGACAGCGGCGACAGTATCGACCGGCATGAATCCAGCCTACCCGGCGTTCTGGGCGTGATCGACACGACCATCAGCCGGATAGAATCCTTCTTTCTCGCCACCGGCGTCCTGCTGATGGCACTGAATACGGTCGCCAATGTGGTGGGCCGTTTCGCGTTTCAGCAAAGCATCTTCTTCTCCGAAGAACTCAACCGCATTCTCATCATCCTCATCACATTCGCGGGCATCTCCTATGCAGCGCGGCACGGACGCCACATCCGAATGTCGGCGATCTACGATGCCCTGCCGAGCAATGTCCGCAAGCCGCTGATGATAGGCATCGCGCTGGTGACCGCGCTGTTCATGTTCGGGCTCTGCTATTACTCGATTGGCTACCTCCTGACGCAGGCATCGCGCGGCCGCGTCCTTCCCGCCCTTCAGATTCCCGTTTGGATCACCCTCGTCTGGGTGCCGATCGGCTTCTTCATGACCGGTGCGCAATATGTGCTGACCGCCATCAAGAACATGACGTCGCGGGACATCTATCTCTCGACCAGTGTGCTCGAGGGATATGAAGAAGACGAATTAGAGATCT from Martelella mediterranea DSM 17316 carries:
- a CDS encoding Lrp/AsnC family transcriptional regulator, giving the protein MIKLDDRDIKILSVLDREGRISKTELAKRVSLSATPCGERLQRLEKAGIISAYRAEISLKKIAAHVEVFVMAELENHRVETMQGFERAVERYDEIVNCWALGGGYDYLLHVVCRDIDTYQRMIDQLLGEGAGFARYFTYVVTKPVKSGRIPFEALLPPRGKG
- a CDS encoding TRAP transporter small permease; the protein is MTDSGDSIDRHESSLPGVLGVIDTTISRIESFFLATGVLLMALNTVANVVGRFAFQQSIFFSEELNRILIILITFAGISYAARHGRHIRMSAIYDALPSNVRKPLMIGIALVTALFMFGLCYYSIGYLLTQASRGRVLPALQIPVWITLVWVPIGFFMTGAQYVLTAIKNMTSRDIYLSTSVLEGYEEDELEI
- a CDS encoding aspartate aminotransferase family protein, whose amino-acid sequence is MLRNDQLDQWDHDHFFHPSTHLGQFARGEMKNRIVTGGEGVHISDREGNRLLDAFAGLYCVNIGYGRREVADAIAEQARELAYYHSYVGHGTEASVTLAKMIIDRAPDNMSRVYFGLSGSDANETNIKLVWYYNNILGRPEKKKIISRWRGYHGSGLMTGSLTGLELFHKKFDLPLDTVIHTEAPYYYRRADLTMSEEDFVAHCARELEALIEREGADTIAAFIGEPVLGTGGIVPPPAGYWEAIQNVLKKHDILLIADEVVTGFGRLGTMFGSDHYGIKPDIITIAKGLTSAYAPLSGSIISDKVWKVLEQGTDENGPIGHGWTYSAHPIGAAAGVANLQLLDKLNLISNAGETGAYLNKAMADALGDHANVGEIRGEGMLCAVEFVEDRDSRTFFDASKKVGPSVSAAMLKRGVIARAMPQGDIIGYAPPFCLTRAEADTIVSATVDAVKEVLG
- a CDS encoding PLP-dependent aminotransferase family protein, whose product is MTIWPPQPGTLRRPAYRSLADAVMQAIESGQLKQGDRLPTHRNLAYDLGLSVQTVGRAYDELIRRGVISGEVGRGTFVRATGNETRTPYLPRNPDGPMIDLSLLKPVLEPMHAEVMKQALRDLADNLPTTIYASFRPATALGKYRENAIKWLRYCGIELQSQGLMITNGSSPSMALAVLTAANGGDLIAAETLTHHTLKPLAGYLGYRLRGVPSDDHGMIPEALERLSLRETVRAVYLMPAGLGPQARIMPEERRRALVEVARQRDIIIIENDAWGPMQAKRPAPIANIAPERTFYFTGLTKCVMPGLRLGFLVMPEGLEAATANRHLVVNWMATPMLAEIAARWIEDGTAEKLTRFQAEAFAKRNRLAEIILAGVPFRSSPNGMHIWLPMPPGWGEDDFVSHARQQGVAVAPGEAFAIADDHTEPAVRVCLGGQSIETLESGLRVISRLVRSRFEPALLTN
- a CDS encoding NAD-dependent succinate-semialdehyde dehydrogenase, giving the protein MAEAHRIDTDRRDMSRLDDPKLLRSFSYIDGKWTAATDGAAISVTNPADGSEFGEIAALSGDDSAAAIDAAQTAFPAWASLLPQERSTMLRRWFQLMGEHREDLARIMVLEQGKPISEARGEIDYAAAFIDFYAEEAKRPNIESVTSHLRDAEVEVWREPLGVAALITPWNFPSAMITRKAAAALAAGCTVLVHPSAETPFSALALAELAERAGLPAGVFNVVTGDAATIVEPWLNDARVRALSFTGSTEIGKHLYRRSADTVKRLVLELGGHAPFILFADADMDQAVAEAIKAKFATSGQDCLGANRFFVERSVYKTFCEKFAARTAMLSVGIGMDDPDIGPLMNEKAVAKQRQHVEDAVKKGARVLTGGKGHEAGDLFFEPTVLADVPADALIMHEETFGPVAAIAPFDTEEEALARANDTEYGLVAYLHTQDPRRIYRASRALQFGMVAVNRTKVTGAPIPFGGMKQSGLEREGSRLGMEAFTEVKYVCRDWA
- the dctP gene encoding TRAP transporter substrate-binding protein DctP → MRINKQILFSSIAATVVAVAGIGSAHAATWKYAFEEAMEEVQGKYAQKFKEVIEANSDHEVQLFPFGTLGESADIMEQAQSGILQFVDQSPGFTGSLIPEAQVFFVPYLLPTDQEQLARFYKDSKAVNEMFPELYAEQGLELLTMFPEGEVAMTTKEPVESCADLEGVKFRVMTNPLLVESYKAFGATPTPLPWGEVYGSLQTNIIQGQENPTFFLYSTKLYEVTDYITYAGHNNFTTAVMANKDFFDGLGEEDQALIEKASTEAYDYIVDYQKGLADSELKKITDAKPEMTVTVLNEEQRECFKEAAADVEATFIEMTGESGQKILDQMKADLKAAEEG